Genomic window (Salvelinus alpinus chromosome 13, SLU_Salpinus.1, whole genome shotgun sequence):
ATGATGTCACTATTGCAACCATTCCTTTCAGGGGTGGAAAATTATTATACACGAAACAAAACTAGTTTAAATTTGTTTTCAGGTCAGGCATTAGATTACTTTATATACAGAGGATTTTGTGCGTGTTCCATGTCAACGGATGACACCATTCTTCAGGCTCATTCAATGTTTTCAGACCAATCTCTATCACGTCCTCCTTGTCCTCTTAGAACTGGGAACAGAGCAGAGAGAAATGGAACACCTTCATAGCAGAGCTGCAAGTCCTACTTCACATATTTCTCCATGAATTTCTTGTGGAACTCGGAGCGCAGAGTGTCGTTGACAAAGCGTTTCTCCCGGCGTGCCTCATCCACTCCCTTTGCACAGTTCTTGAACACGACGTCATCATCCCAccttagagagaaagagacaggagaggatgTAAAACAACAGTCATCCACAGCCATGCCCTaagcagtggtgtgtgtgtgtctctcaacACCTTCTCTTGACGCTGAAGGCAGTCGGGgtggggactatctgttgttgctgctgctgctgctgctgtccagCCAGGTTGAGCAGAGGATTCCCACTAAGGATGTTCTCCATGcggatcctctcctcctctgctttcTGCTCCCGCTCCTGGCACAGGACACGAAACATGTTGGTCAGAGAGGACCAGGTGCAAAGCTCTCATTCGCTGAAGTATTGCTCTTAGCAACGCTTTCTGATTAGCCTTGATTAAAGATGGTTGCACACAAACACTGAtctaataaaaaattaaaatctaCAAAAAAGGTCAACATGTTTAACGCTAGAACTGCTAAAGCAGTCATTTGGACTGCTCATAAACTacaacttaaaaaaaaatatatataataaattttacccccttttctccccaatttcgtggtatccaattgttagtaattactatcttgtctcatcgctacaactcccgtacgggctcgggagagacgaaggtcgaaagccatgcgtcctccgaaacacaacccaaccacaacccactgcttcttaacacagcgcgcctccaacccagaagccagccgcaccaatgtgtcggaggaaacaccgtgcacctggctgcCTTGGTtagcgcactgcgcccggcccgccacaggagtcgctggtgcgcgatgagacaaggatatccctaccggccaaaccctccctaacccggacgacgctaggccaattgtgcgtcgccccacggacctcccggtcgcggccagctgcgacagagcctgggcgcgaacccagagtctctggtggcacagctggcGCTGCGatacagtgccctagaccactgtgccacccgggaggcccaaacTACAACTTTTTATTACTCTAAAATGTTTGAAGTCATAATTTTTCCTAAATAAGTCTGTATAACACACTGTCGTTAGAATattaatatcacaaacagaactggagctataaccagttttaggagggcaagtcattttttttttaaatgggccCAAAGGCACTCCACAAATAAAACTGATTGAACACTTGAATCTTTGTGTTTTTAAATATAGTCTACAATAACATAAACTAATACAAATACTAGTGttatttgaaatatatatatttttcagatTCTAATGTTAcctaagaccttcataaacacaaccaaattattatttctgcgatagcatatatgaaatgtattaattacacCGTTAGAATGTTACAGTTCACATGATCAAATTATGTTCGATATTTTCAGACCTCAAAAGTGATCTAAATCAAAAATGATTTCACATTCCCCACAATCTGTTTTGTAACTCTAGCTAAATGCCTCAATCCCAAATGAATAGGTAAAATAGGCCGGATCTACACAACAGATGCTCATCTCTACATTAGATGACCTTTAAAGTCTGAAAATGTCAGAGATAATATCAAACAAAACAATCCATTCATTTAACAAGTCAATAGAGCCCTATTCGCTGCTCCTACTCAGCAACACCTGAAAAATATATTTGCACTTGGTTGGACTCAACTGGCGTGACTGACCCAGCAGCGATTGATTGTCTTGTAGCAACTTACCTTGCGTTCCTGCTCCTCAGCCCGCTCCTTCTTGATTTTCTCCAATTCAGCCAGCAGAGCCGCAGTGTCATCGTCATCACTGTCCTCCTCAGagtcatcatcctcctcctcatcctacaCCACAAAACAATGAAGGTTAGAGGCTGAGCTTTCAAAAAAAGCACAGACTTTAAGGTGACTGGTGGATGAACAGGTGGCACCTACATCAGTGAGAGGGTCATCTGCATCCAGGTTGGCAGCAGGGATTTGATCTAGTCTGGGCCTCTTAGAGGATGAGGATGTGGTGTGTTCTGAAAATTGAAAAGAGACAAACCACCATTTTAATGATGCTCGCTTGAATCCCCTGCAGATGACctatgtcaacaaaacaaaacaaactttgGGCATAATAGTATGTCAGATGCAAAAATCCCATTGATCTTCTTTACAcccagttaaacacagacatatttTACGTTCAGGTCAAAATGTATCTCGGGTCTGGGTTTATTTGTATGCCTGGAGACTCACCTCTCGGTcccctctctctagtcttctccCGGACAGCAACacgctccctctcctccagctcccTGCGGAAGTCCCGGGCACGCACCTCCTCGGGGGCATCCTGGGTGAGCTGCCTGAGGGGATCACACAGGGAGACAGCACATTATCTTTAACCAGAGGGACCTGTTCCCAACTACTGGTGCAAGACTTAGCCATAAGGGCAAAGACTGATGCCAAGATGCCACAAGGATAGGTGGTGTTGTGTCACTCACCTGTACTTGATCTTAGTGTGACCAGGCAGATCTCGGCTTGAGTACTGTTTGGACAACGCACTGAGATcgccctctcccttccctctccctcctctcgctgGCTCAAACGTCGGTCTCGCGGCTGTTGTCATTTTTGGTGGCTCTGTAATATTGTGTGAGTGTATTATTTACGGTTCACTTTGTTTATCCAtttaacttgctttggcaatgtaaacatgtttccaatGCCAacaaagcccattgaattgaattaTAGCTGGCTGGAACAGAGGGCAACAAATATAAATAGATTAAATATTTTATCAACATATTATGTCACGTTAACAGAAATCAATCCTTatttagctggctaacgttagctaactcgcCATGAGAAAAACAACCCGGTGGAAGTCTGCGATGAATTAGCTAGTAGCCAgacactaacgttagctagctaacgttacttaatCAAAATATCCATATAGGCTTGCTATATAGTTAGCCAATAGACCAAGCTAGCTATATTAGCTCATTTACAAACGATTTCACCATTGTGTGGGTTTTATTATAACATCGGTATTGATTATTGCTGAGAAAACACCAACACACTTGTCTACGCTAacgttagtagttactgtagtgtAGCAAGCATTCTTACATGCTGCCAGCTAACGTTAGTGTGCTGGAAGAATAACAGTCATAAGGTAATGCAAGCTACAGGTTTACTAAAATAATATCATAACTAGCTATATTTCTCTTTCAAAAACAACTAGCTAATATGGAATAGTTTTCTGGAAATTTACCTTTTTCCTCACACTATCAGAAGAGAAAGGGCCCTTTGCTTTAGATTGTAGACGCTGTTATCACAGCTTATGAACAACGCCTACGGAACTCCGAAAGGTCAGACAGCAATATTGAAACGTGATTTTGCATTAGGCGTGTGAGAAACGTTTTTCAAATAGCCAAATTTTCATTCAATAgtttcagtggtggaaaaagtacccaattgtcatacttgagtaaaagtatagataccttaatagaaagttactcaagtaaatgtgagtcagccagtaaaatactacttgagtaaaagtctgaaagtatttggttttaaatgtatttttgtatcaaaagtaaatgtaattgctaaaacatacttaagtatcaaaggtaaaagtatcaatcatttaaaattccttatattaagcaaagcagacggcaccatttaaaaaaaaaattatggatagccaggggcacactcagacattatttacaaaaatgCATTTGTGTATAGTGAGTTCGCCAGGCCAGAGGCAGTAAGGATggccacgtgttctcttgattaAGTgcttgaatttgaccattttcctgtcctgctaagcattcaaagtgtaacgagtacttttggtggtcaaggaaaatgtatggagtaaaaagtataatgTTTTCTTCGtgaatgtagtgaaataaaagtaaaagtagtcaaaaatataaatagtaaagtatagataccccccaaaaactacttaagtagtactttaaagtatttttacttaagtactttacaccactgcacagTTTTTCGATCTCAAGAATGagaaagtgctttcctcacatccttaaataagcatgccccattcaaagaatgtagaactaagaacagatatagcccttgattcaccccagacttgactgcccttgaccagcacaaaaacatcctgtgacgTTCTGCATTagtatcgaatagcccccgcgatatgcaacttttcagggccCACTGCAcccaggataggaaacactgttaccaccgataaatctacgataatcgatagtttcaataagcatttttctacggctggccatgctttccacctggttacccctaccccggccaacagctctgcaccccatGCAGCAACttccccccccgcttctccttcacccaaatccagagctgatgttctgaaagagctgtaaaATCGAGATTtctacaaatcagctggactagacaatctggaccctctctttctaaaattatccgccaaaattattgcaacccctattactagcctattgaACCTCTCTTTTTTATTGACTGAGAtcaccaaagattggaaagctgccgcggtcatccccctcttcaaagggggagacactctagacccaaactgttatagacctatatccatcctgctctgcctgaaagtcaagttaacaaacagataacccaccatttcaaatcccaccgtaccttctccactatgcaatctggtttccgagctggtcatgggtgcacctcagccacgctcaaggtcctaaacgatatcataaccaccatcaataaaagactgtactgtgcagccatcttcatcgacctggccaaggctttcgactctgtcaatcacctcattcttatcggcagactcaatagccttggcttctcaaatgactgcctcgcctggttcaccaacgacttctcagatagagttcagtgtgtcaaatcggagggcctgttgtccggacctctggcagtctctatgggggtgcaacagggttcaattctcgggccgactcttttctctgtatatatcaatgatgccgctcttgctgctggtgattctctgatccacctctacgcagacgacaccattcggtatacatctggcccttctttggacactttgctaacaaacctccaaacgagcttcaatgccatacaacactccttacATGGCCTCCacctgcttttaaatgctagtaaaactaagtgcatgctcttcaaccgattgctgcccgcaccctcccggcCGACTAGCATCCCTACTCTGGAcaattctgacttagaatatgtggacaactataaatacctaggtgtgtctggatagactgtaaactctccttccagactcacattaagcatctcccatccaaaattaaatatatttcgcaacaaagcctccttcactcatgctgccaaacataccctcgtaaaactgaccatcctaccgatccttgacttcggcgatgtcatttacaaaatagcctccaacactctactcagcaaactggatgcagtctatcacagtgccatccgttttgtcaccaaagccccatatgctacccaccactgcaacctgtatgctcttgttggctggccctcactacatatttgtcaccaaacccactggctccaggtcatctataagtcgttcCTTGgaaaagccccgccttatctcagctcactggtcaccatagcaacacccacccgtagcacgcgctccagcaggtatatctcactggtcatcccaaaagccaacacttactttggccgcctttccttccagttctctgctgccaatgactggaacgaactgcaaaaatctctgaagctggagtcttatatctccctctctaactttaagcatcagttgtcagagcagcttaccgatcactttacctgtacacagccaatctgtaaatagcacacccaactacctgactaaatacttttttgccccactgtatttcacctctatggcctatttattaccttacctccctactcttctacatttgcacacactgtacatagatttttctattgtgttattgactgcacgtttgtttatgtgtaactctgtgttgttgtttttgtcgcactgctttatcttgaccaggttgcagttgtaaatgagaagttgttctcaactggcctacctggttaaataaaggtgaaataaaaaataaataaaaaacatttttatgatATTAAAATGTTGACTGATGAAACAGATTTGATATGTAGCACACATACCGGTATCATAGATCAAGTTACCAGGATGTTGATAAATCAAATAAACAGAACACATATGTAGATGTATTTCTTAacttctttattgtttttttatttccTTACAGGCACTGTGTGAAATATCGTTTCAGTTGTTCAGTTTTCATTTTACAGTTGTTTTAATTGAAAAATGACAATGTGGCTTTGATAAAGAAGACACGACCTCCCAAAACTATTGCAACAATCTTGAAGCACAATCTCGGTAAGAGAAACAAAAGTGCAGCTTTAAATCTCAGACCAGTAGATTATAATTTTGTAAAGTTTAGACAACTCAGCGTCCATCTTCATCGGTTATAATTCGAATGATACATTACCTAATTGTTCTTGTTAATACACGTTTTTTATCCCCCCAATTAAAACACTATAAAATATAAGGTAGGTTGGCAAACAGTAAATAGTACTTTGGTGAATGGCATCTGAGTTCACAGAGATATATTGAAATAATTTGATCAATACATCTAAATGATCTAAACCTTTACACAAATGGGGGGGAGGGGTGCTAATATTTAACACATTTCGCATCTGAGACATAAAATGCAATGTCTTAATATTTGAGAAAGattagagagaagggagagaggatttAAGGAAATACAAAAATGTCTTGCATATTTCCAACTGGGAATTACCAACGTTCCAACGTGCAGATACAGATGTGCAAAGAGCAACAATCATTCACAAAAGCACCATGACTTTTCCAACCGTACACTGATGAAGAAATAAGCATCAAATAAATGCTGGTGAGACTCAAAGTTAACAGTGCAAATTTTAGGGTTAGGCATTTGCACGTGGTGATtcttcaaaacaaaacaaaaacaaagagcACATTCCCAGCACTACTGTAGCTTATCTCAGTTCTGAAATGTACTGTACTTCCTAATGGAATATACATTTACTTTTATTTTAAATGCCTCATGGATCTAACATCTGTACTGTACACTGCATCTTTGGTAGAAATATAGACAAGTAGGCAAGATGAATGTCTTACAGATCCTTTTAGAAACATTTGGCACAGAAATATGTCACAaacaggatgagagagggaaagcaATACCTCaataaaaaaatcatacaattgcTGATAATGTTGCTTGTGCACTCCCTGCTGTGATACAATCTCTATTAGGACAAATATTGCAGAGAAATAATTCTCAATAAATATTTTAATTAGACAAATTTATTGACAAAGGTCTAAATATACTGAAAAGCATAAGTATTCTGTCACAGCCTTTTAagttgcaaaaaaataaaaaaggtaagAAGAATGAAGACCATATTGCACTTTTTAAAGTATCTGAGTGCCACAAAAGGGCTTGCTCTGTCAATCAGATAACCTTCTAATCTTGTTTCTGATATTGGTGGCTCTGTCTCAAATCAAGGCATTACATTCAGAGGTATATTCTTGTGTAACACTGTTACTGGCTATTCATTATCCTCCTTAGAGCTGGAGTTCAGTACTTTGTGAGGTTGCTTGGATAAACAATTTCCAAAAGTTAGTCATGAACTTCAACCCCTTCACTGCATGTCACTGAAGCCAAACTGCCATTATGATTTTGGCAAAGGAGGATGATAATAGTCAGTCATGTGCACCCGTTTTCACTTGCATACACTCACAATAGGATTTCCTTAATCTTCACAAACTTCCTCTTTACAAGGGCATTAAGCTAAAAAGACCTCAAAGTCCCCACCCAACCCCACAGTAGGAGGCCAGTTTTAGAGTCATGTGCCTGGTAGAGAGACAATTTTCTGGTTCCAAGAGGCCTCGTTCCTGGGGCTGTGGAAAGGGGAAGGccggtggtggtgttgggggagGTGGGGTGATGAGGACTGTAGAGGGCTGGggttttctattggtcagttGGAGAAAGACAACCCGCTGTGGTCGGTCAGGTCATGTAACGTGTGATGGCGCGCAGGGTGTATAGCAGTTCTGCCTGCATCCTGGCCTCCATTAGGAGTAGGTTCACATGGACCTGGAGCGGGACAGGGAGGCTGAGGATTAACATACCATACAGTACATACTATAACACAGTACAGTTACTTTATATAACTGGCATGGTATGGACTGCATTATGGACAGCCACTGAGCTGTGAAATTGATATGCATTTGCAGAAAATAGGCTATA
Coding sequences:
- the LOC139537368 gene encoding protein CWC15 homolog, which encodes MTTAARPTFEPARGGRGKGEGDLSALSKQYSSRDLPGHTKIKYRQLTQDAPEEVRARDFRRELEERERVAVREKTRERGPREHTTSSSSKRPRLDQIPAANLDADDPLTDDEEEDDDSEEDSDDDDTAALLAELEKIKKERAEEQERKEREQKAEEERIRMENILSGNPLLNLAGQQQQQQQQQIVPTPTAFSVKRRWDDDVVFKNCAKGVDEARREKRFVNDTLRSEFHKKFMEKYVK